A single Leptidea sinapis chromosome 2, ilLepSina1.1, whole genome shotgun sequence DNA region contains:
- the LOC126973269 gene encoding endoribonuclease Dcr-1-like: MKMENPLLKQGEMFQFDTEKYKEAVVTPWYRNQDQPQFFLVAEICWNLSPDSAFPSANHETFRSYYRAKYGAELTQTNQPLLDVDHTSARLNLLTPRYVNRKGVALPVSSERTRRAKRDRLDQKQIMVPELCRVHPFASPLWFATMALPCVLYRINALLIADEIRRAVAVEVGLGIPRIDDSTCPGFAWPPLDFGWSLAEVLSADLEKHDKKKEIEDSKSEEVENEKGESSDEKFDVNTTKPFYESQMKENEEGKKIENKALAVDDKLTNVNVKLEAGDNNEIGERTGESTEENITDFEADEESSKTGPDDV; the protein is encoded by the exons ATGAAGATGGAGAACCCGCTTCTGAAGCAGGGGGAGATGTTCCAGTTCGACACGGAGAAGTACAAGGAGGCCGTGGTCACGCCGTGGTACAGGAACCAGGATCAGCCGCAG TTCTTCCTGGTGGCGGAGATATGCTGGAACCTGAGCCCGGACTCGGCGTTTCCCTCTGCGAACCACGAGACATTCCGGTCCTACTACAGGGCGAAGTACGGCGCCGAGCTGACGCAGACCAACCAGCCGTTACTGGACGTCGATCACACTAGCGCTAGACTGAACTTACTAACACCCAG ATACGTAAACCGCAAGGGCGTGGCCCTGCCAGTATCGTCTGAGCGCACACGTCGCGCCAAACGCGATCGTCTCGATCAGAAACAGATCATGGTGCCGGAGCTATGTCGTGTTCATCCCTTCGCCTCTCCGCTCTGGTTCGCCACCATGGCACTGCCTTGCGTGCTCTACAG GATAAACGCCCTGCTGATCGCTGACGAGATCCGTCGCGCGGTGGCTGTCGAGGTCGGACTTGGTATCCCTCGGATTGATGACTCCACCTGCCCAGGGTTCGCGTGGCCGCCGCTCGACTTCGGATGGAGCCTGGCTGAG gtTTTGAGCGCAGACTTAGAAAAACACGACAAAAAGAAAGAGATAGAAGACAGTAAGAGCGAAGAAGTAGAAAATGAGAAAGG TGAAAGTTCTGATGAAAAATTCGATGTTAATACTACAAAACCATTTTATGAAAGTCAAATGAAAGAGAATGAAGAAGgaaagaaaattgaaaataaagctcTTGCAGTTGATGATAAATTAACTAATGTAAATGTGAAATTAGAAGCAGGAGATAATAATGAGATTGGAGAGAGAACTGGTGAATCGACAGAAGAGAACATTACAGATTTCGAAGCTGATGAAGAATCGTCTAAAACAG GCCCTGACGATGTCTAA